TATCAGGCATCTGGACATCAAGAAGGATAAGCGCAAATTCATGATTTAGTGTTTTGTACAACGCCTCACGCCCGGAGCCGGCTTTTACGATTTCCAGTTCCGGAGAGTCAAGAAGGTTCTCCAGGGCCAAAAGGTTTTCAGGCCGGTCATCAACGGCCAGTACTGAAATCTTCTTCATAAATTTTCTTCTTAATTCAAACTGTTAACAAAATTTCCTATCCTATTCAAAGGAAGGATATGGTCTACCTGGACATGCTTGATCACGGCCATCGGCATGGCTTTAGCTTCGGCGGTCTCAGGATCCTGGACGATAATCAGTCCCCCCAGTTGTTTAATCCTGGCTGCCCCATTTGTTCCGTCCGGGTTAGCCCCGGTCAGGATGATGCCGACCAGCCTGTCCGTGTAAGTATCAGCTGCCGATTCAAACAAAACATCAATAGAAGGGCGTGAGTAATTCACCCGGGCTTCTATTGATAGGGAAAGGGTTTTATCGGGTTCCACCAATAGATGGTAGTTGGCCGGTGCAAAATAAATTGTGCCGGATTCCACCGGCATTTTATCTTCGACCTCTCTGACTGAATGCCGGCACAAACGGTCAAAGTATCTGACCAGGAAATCATCAGAATCATAACTTTGGTGCTGCACAATCATGACAGGAAGCGTCATGTTATGGTCAAACTTAGGCAGAATCTGAGCAAGTGCGTCCAGTCCCCCGGCTGAGACGCCAACCACAATCGCTTCATATGAATGCTCCGATACTGCCATTTATATTGTCCCTTTCGATTAACGCCGCTTACGATATATTTTTTCCTGGTCACAGACGATTTCAAATGCATCTGATAATTCGCAAAATTTGATGCTTTCCTTTGTGCCCAGGCAGAGGAACCCGCCTGGGCAGAGGCTGTCATAAAATAATTTGAGAACTCTATCCTGAAGCTCTTTGTTAAAATAAATAAACACGTTACGACAGAAAATCAGATTCATTTCACCAAAAACCCCATCCGTAACCAGATTATGAGATGAAAAAAGGATTTTATCCCTCAGACCACACTTTATAACTGCATGGCTGTAGTCAGCAGCATAATAGTCTGAAAAATTTTTTTTTCCACCCGATTTTTGATAATTATTTATATATTCACGCATCACATCCATCGGGTAGATACCGTCTTTGGCCTTGGATAAAATTAATTCATTAAAATCCGTTGCATACAGCTGGGCTCTTTTTTTCATACCTTCCTCTTCAAGAAGAATCGCCATTGAATAGACTTCCTGCCCGGTTGAACACCCAGCATGCCAGACCTTAATGTATGGATAGGTCTTCAAAACAGGGAGAACAGTCTCCCTGATTTTTTTGTAAACCCACGGGTCTCTGAACATCTCGGTCACATTGATCGACAAATCGAGCAAAAGCAAATTAAAAAAGGACTCATCGTAAATTAAACGATGCTGCATTTGTGAAAAATTGTCCATATCGCTCAAGTTCAGACGATTTCCAAGCCTGCGTTTTAAATGTGCAAAAGAATAATTTTTAAAATCATAACCATATTTCAGGCTGACTGCCTCAAGCAGCAGCTTAATTTCTATCTGCTCATTTTTAATATTTTCCCTGGCACTAATCATTAATATAACCAGACTCTGAGCATGGCAACCAATTTATCCGTATCAACGGGTTTTGCCAGATAATCATTGGCGCCTGCATCAATACATTTATTCCGGTCCCCTTTCATGGCCTTGGCGGTCAGAGCAATAATGGGCAATTTTTTATTCCTCACATCTTTGCGGATCTTTTTTATTGCTTCATAACCATCCATATTCGGCATCATGATATCCATCAAAACAATATCAATCTCTTTATGTTTTTTGACCTTTTCAAGGGCTTCCACCCCGTCCCGGGCAACAATCACCGTCATGCCTTTTTCTTCGAGAATACTTGAAAGCGCAAAAACATTTCTTATGTCGTCATCAGCAACCAGGACCGTTTTTTCACTCAGTACGGTTTCCTTGGCATGCACCATTTTCAAAATCTTTTGTTTATCCCTGGGAAGATTTGACTCCACACGATGCAGGAACAAGGCAGATTCTTCCAGGAGACGCTCCGGAGATTTGGCGCCTTTGATAATGATGCTCTCCGTATACCGGCGAAGCTGTTTATCTTCTTTCTCTGATAGTTCCCTGCCGGTGTAAACAATAACCGGAATCCTGGATAACGAATGGTTTTTATTTATTTTTTCAAGCAGTTCAAATCCGGACATATCTTCCAGGCCAAGGTCCAGTACCATGCAGTCAAACAGCTCTTCTGAAAGCTTTTGATACGCTTCATTCCCGGTTGACACAATCGTCGTAACAACATCCCCGTTGCCAATCAACTCCTTCATACTTTCGCTTTGGATCGGATCATCTTCTACGATTAAAAGATTTTTAATGGGTTTGGCAATAATATTTTCAATATTTGCAAAGGTTTCGTCAACCTTTTCAACGCTGATCGGTTTGGATAAAAAACCGATAGCGCCCATGCGCATCGCATCCATAGTCCCCTCGGATGCGGACATGAAATGAACCGGAATATGACTCAGGCTGGAATTATTTTTCAGTCGTTCCATAACTGTCCAGCCGTCGATACCGGGCAGTCCAATGTCCAGGATAATGGCACTGGGCAGATAATATTCGGCAAAATGAAGTCCGGTTTCCCCGTTTTCAGCCACGATGCATTTGAAACCACGTTCTCTTGAATAATCCCGCATCAGTTGGGCTGATTTATAGTCATCTTCAATAACCAGAAGCACCTTGTCCCCAGGGTTTAATTTTTCTCTGTCATCTCTGATAAAGTCACTCTTGAGAGACACGCCGTCCGTCAGATCCGATTTTTTTGACGCTTTTTCCGGTACCGGTTTTTGTATGGGCGTCTTTGATTTCGGCGCGGTATTTTCCCGGGTTTGGGTTTCCGGCGTCTGATTTTCATGGTTTTCGGGAATGACGACAGTAAAGGTGCTGCCCTGATCCACACTGCTCTCAAGATGAATAAATCCCCCGAGCAGTTTGGCAAGTTCTCTTGAAATAGACAAACCGAGACCGGTTCCGCCGTACTTCCGGTTCGTACTGCCGTCTGCCTGCTGGAACGCTTCAAAAATGACGGCCTGTTTGTCTTCCGGTATTCCGATGCCGTCATCCCTGACAGCAAAAGCCATCGACGTATCCACCTTCAGATCCCTGCCCATAACGATATCCACCCCCGGTCGGGATATAATAAGGTCAACGGTGCCCTCTTTTGTAAATTTAAACGCATTTGTCAGCAGATTTCTTAAAATCTGCTGGAGGCGGAGATCATCCGTTTGAATGGTGCCTGGTGCCGCCGGATCAACATTGATATTGAAACCGACCTGTTTTTGTTCAGAAATATCCTTAAAGGTCCGGTTTAAATCTTTCACTATGTTCTTAACCTCAACATCCGTTGTCATGATTTCAACCCTGCCGGATTCAATTCTTGACAGATCAAGAATCTCATTAATCAGGTTCAACAGGTCTTTGCCTGATGAATGAATGGTTGACGCCGATTGAATCTGCTTTTGGGTCAAGTTTTCCTCTTTGTTTTTTGATAGAACCTGGGAGAGGATAAGGATACTGTTCAGCGGGGTTCTTAATTCATGGGACATATTGGCAAGGAACTCGGATTTATATTTACTGGCAATTTCAACTTCCTTTGCCTTATTTTTAATAATGACCTGGGCATTCTCCAGGTCTTCATTTCTCAGACGCATCTCTTCCTGCTGCTTTTCCAGGGTCTTTGCATGGGTTTCCAACTCTTCATTGGTGACGCGGAGCTCTTCCTGCTGGGCCTGAAGTTCCGCTTCTGATTCTTTTAATTTATTGGCCTGCTCTGCCAGCTCTTCATTGGTAACGCGAAGTTCTTCCTGCTGCGCCTGCAGCTCCGCTTCCGATGCCTTAAGCTTCTGGGTTTGTGCTTCCAGTGTTTTGTTTTTTAATTCCAGTTCCGCCTGTTGCTCTTGAGCTTGTTCATATAATTCTTTAATCGTCTGCTGGGATCTTACCGTATTCATGCGGATCGCTGTATTATCCGTATTTTGTTTGATGAAATCAAGCTGCAGGGGCGTAAAACGATTGACAGCCCCAACCAGGAATACCCCTAAAAGCGCTTCTTGATAAAGCAGCGGGACAATCAAATAATTGAGTGCCGGCCGTTCTCCTGCGCCGTAATTGATCTTGGGTGCATCATCTTCCACATCCGTAAAATTGATCATTTCTCTTTCTGCCGCTGCCTGACCAACCATACCCTCACCGATTTTAATATGGTTGAAATTACCTTTTCGGTCTGTAAATGCGTAACTGCCGATCAGCTTTAAATCATTTCCGTTGCACTGATAAACAGCCCCGATCTGGGCGTTAAGGTGTTTGACGATGGAAGAAATAAATTGCTGCGCCAGTGACTGATCGTCATGTTCGCCGCGCAAGGCATCATGCAACCCTTCTTTTCCGTTTTTCATCCAGTCAATTTCGTAAAGCTCTTTTGCCATCCGATTCAAAGCATCAGCCAGTTGTCCCAGCTCATCTTTTTGATCCAATTCAATTTTCTTTTCAAAATTTCCTTCTGAAATGGCCTGTGCAAATTCCATATCCTCAATAATCGGCCGTGTAAATTTCTTTGCCATAATGAATGCAGCAACACCAATCAAAATAATTAAAACCGAGGAAATGCCCAGTCCCTTTATGATAATAGCCCGAACCGGGGATTCGACCTCAAATTTATCAATTTTAGAGATCAGATACCATTCAACGCCGTTGACATCCAGAAGGTTATAAGCGACGAGGACTTTTTTTCCTGCACTGTCAATATATGTGCCGTGGTTTCCCTTGACGCCGTACTTTACCGCATCTTCCCAGTAATTCAACCTATCCAGAACAACACCGGTAACATATTTGCCGTCTCCCATGGTCCGAAGATCCGTCCTCAGCTCAAATTGCTGGTTTCTTTTGCTCCAGCCGACGATATAAGATTCACCCGTCTGTCCCATTCCTTTTCTTGATTCAATGATATTTGTTAAAAAGGAAGGTGGCAACTGAACAATAATCACTGCAATTAATTTCTTTTGCGAATCAAAAACCGGTTCTCCGTAAAAAGCACTCTGGATTCCCCCTGAAGGTTCATAAGATGCGAAATCTTCAACGCCTCCCTTTTCGGATTCGACAACTTTTTGAAATACTTTTACAAGGCCGGACTGTTTGAATTCACCACTTAATAAGTTAGCGGTCCTGTGGGTTTTTCCTTCAGTACTTAGCAATACGTTTTCGCTTTGCGCGTCGACTACGATAAGATCTTTGTAGCCGCTCATTTTACTATATTCCTTAAAATACTGGATATAAGAATTTGTTTGTTGTTCCGAATCCACAAGTGGCCCGCCACTGAATTTTCCTTGACCGGAAATCAAGTCGTTAATAAATTTAATGGTTTGGGGGTTTTGCGCAATCATTCGAATGGATGTGTATTGATCTTTGAACGTATTCTGGAGTTCACTTCTCCTGAGTTCCTGTACAGTGATCAACTGATTGAACGATTTATCCATCAGTGCATCTATTGCCATTCGACTGCCGAAAAAACCTGCGATACAGAGAGGGATAATTCCGGTAACAATGAATAGAAAGACCAATTTCGGGCCAATATTGATGTCGCTAAATTTTAGCATATAACTTCCTCAAGTTTACAGATAAACAGATAGGATGTTGCTGTTTGCCAAGCAAGGTATAACAAAAGTTGAACAGATGCTCAAGGGTCTGAAATATGGCCTCAACCGCGCATGGCCAGTAGACTCGATGATCCAGTTTTTTTGTTTGACATAAGGCCAGTGCAGCAAAAATTTTGTCCTGTTCAATGGTCTGAGATTTTGACAAATATCGATAGCCGTAATCGGCTTCATAAATGAGGTTAGGATCATGTACCAGGTAATGAGAGCAGCTGTTCAGTAACAGGATCAAAGTCAGGGATATACTTCTTTGTATCGTTTTCATCATTTTATTCAGGTGCAGGCATAAACAAAATCATCCAAAGTTTTGATTTGATTTTGTTTGCCGGCAAAGGTAGTATCCTTTTCTACGAATTTCCTTTTTTTGAGGTTTTTGTTTGCCGACTTAACCATATAAAAATGTAAAATTCGTTTTTTTTACAGTATTTCAAATAGTTGTCTTTCAATTGACTACCGTTTTTGATTATCGAAAACTAAGTTAAGGATTAAAATGAATATCAACGAAAATTGGTTACAAAAAATTAAAAACACAGTGGTCGGCATGACCGCTGCACCTGAAACATCAAAGGAAAAAAGTTTGCAACCGCCTGAAAAGGAAATCGATAAAATAGTAGAAATAATCGAGGTGATTAAAACGGCGGATGAAACACTTTATAAAAACACAAACCCGCATTATGAAGGAAAGCTGGCCCAAACCCTTTTGGCATCTCCGAATGAGACTATTCGTGTAATTAACGACAGGGGGTGGAAAATGCGTGGAAATGCCGAAGAGACCAATCTTTTTTTGATCAGGGTGTTGTCAAGAATTTTGAATGAAAACGAAGAAACGATCAAAGAAAGAGCTCTCGAAACACTGATTAACATATTGGCCGTCCCGGATGATAATACAACAGGATGGGTTTGCATTCTTGAACAATCAGCCAAAGAGATTGCCAAAGCCAATATGCCCGATGTAAAGGCTAAACTTGAAACGCTGAAATCTATGGTTTCCGGGAATAATATAGACGCCATTGATTATACCCTGAATCTTTTAAAAAAATGAAGGAGGATAAAAGACGGCCAGGCAGGACTATCAGATCAAATCAACGCCAGGGAGAAAGGTTGAATTTCTGAGGAAGTATAGACACAGTCAACTCTCAATTTTTAATTCACATTTTCAAAGCTACAGATTATAATTTAAGATTATTTTTTATAATATAAAGCGTTTACTAATATGAAGAGTGGCCAACCCTATACCCCAGGCGGAAAAAAATGATGAAAGTAGTCAACGCCTTTATTGCCAATGGTTTTGGCTATAAATTATAGATTGTGGGGGCACCAATTAAGGCCGTTCTTATCCTTTTTTTACCGGTAGCGGAATTTCAGGCGGTAATTCCTTCCATTGCCATTTAAAAGAACAGCTTCCTTTTCGATGCGGAGGACTTGGAACCCCTGGATGGCATCCCCTTCGTTTAGAATACTGTTATTGATGACGGTGATACGGTTTGTGGGGTCCTGGTCCCAAGAAATGGCCTGAATTTTCAGGGACTGGTCTTTTAACAAAGGAATTTCCGGGGCGGTCGATGATTTTGCCATCACTGGCGTAGCGGCCGGTTCCGGTACTGGAGGGGCTTTAGGCCTTTCGGGTGTGCTGGGTCGTGGTGGGGCCGGCGGCGCAGTTTTTTCTACCGTTAGGGGCGGCTTGGGTGCCGGCGACAACGGCTTGATAACGATGGGCCGGGGTGGTTCCTCCAGTGATGTGAACTCTTTTTTTTGCACCGGAGCAGGGGCGGGTTGCTCGGCCTTTTCCTGGGAAGGGGAGCGCAAATAGACAAATGAGATCCCGCCAATAAGCAGGATAAGGGAAATGAGTATGACCCGCCGCGGGATAAAGAGGGCGGCCTCTTTGGGGCTCCCCACCTCATTGAGCCCGCTGTCAAAGGAGGGCGGGGTGGTATGCTGCCTGCTTTCTTTTTCTGCCTGTTCCAGGGCTTTCAGGATTGTGCTCATTAGGTGTCCCGGCTATTTTATCGGTTTAAATGGTTAAGAGGGGAGGCTGATAGCTGGGGGACCCCATCTCCCCTGCTTTTCCGGAGCAAGGCGATCCGGGTCTCCGGGCCTGCAATACCGTCCTGGGCAATCCCGGCCTCATTTTGAACTTGCCTCAGGGCATCCTGGACATACGTGTCGTAAGCCGGGGAGAAATTTTGCATGGGGAATCCCAGTTCAGATAACAGCAGTTTCAGTGTAATGACAGCATCTTTTGGTCCATTGTCGCTTATGATGCGGTTTGCCCCAAGTCCGTCTTCCCATGCAATATACATTTTCCCGTTCAGAAACGGGAGCAGTTCCGCCATTGGCACCTTATATTTTTGTTGTCCGGCACCGGTAAAGAGGATGCAGTGGTTGTCGGGGGTTACGGCTTCAATACCTGCAAATCCTTTTTCATACTGGAAAGAGATTCTGTATTCAAAAATGACGGGAAGATTCAGTTTCAGAGCCTTTCGCAGATCGGTGTCCAGGGTGAGCAGTTTCAGGCCGCTTCTGGCGGCGGCTATTTTAAAAAAATAATCGTTGGAGGCGATCTGTCCATCCAGCACCGCCAGTTTTTCCGGTACGGGCTTTTTCCACAGGGTGGATAGGTAGCCAAAGGCTTCCTTTCTTTTGATGGCACTTTGGATACCCAATAAGGTTTCCCGGACGTCCCCCCCTTCAAGAGGAGGAAGCTGCGGTGGGGTCCCGGTCGCTTCAACCGGGTGCACAGCAGGAGCCTGCAGTGGTCCCACCACCATTGCCAAGTCCGGTTCGGGGCTGAGGGACGGTTCCGAAACCGGTTTTACGATTCGCGCCGGGGCCACCTTGTTATTTTGAATCGCCAGGCTGGGATTGATTTCTGAGGGGTTCTGTGACGAATTTGTTTCAGATTTGGTGTTTAAAACCGTTTTATGCCGGTTAAAGATTCCGTTGGCGTATAGCATATAAGCTGCCGTGATGAGGATCAGAGCGGCAAAGGCCGCTGCGGCAACTTTCCGGGGACTGTATTTCCAGAAAACCCGCTGCCGTGAATTTACAGACTCCAGTTCCCGGACAGCGGCGGTGACATGGCGGGCACTCACTTTTTTCCTTTGCCGGCTGTAGGCAACCAGCAGGGCACGGTCGCATATGATGTTGATAAGCCGGGGCACCCCTTTGGAAAATGCATAAATCCCTTTCAGGGCCGAAGGGGTGAACAAAGATTGGGGCCGGTTGGAGGCTACGCTGATTCGGTGGGAAATATAGTCCAGGGTTTCTTGGCGGCCCAGGGGGCGGATGTGACAGCTGATGTTAATTCTTTGCTTTAATTGCCGCAGCTCATGGTCGTCCAATAGATCCCGTAGTTCGGGCTGACCCACCAGGATGATCTGTAGCAGTTTACTTCGTGTGGTTTCCAGGTTGGAGAGCATCCTCAGCTGTTCCAGGGTCTCTTTGGCCAGATTCTGTGCTTCATCAATGAGAAGAATGACCGATATGCCGGCGGCCTTTTTTTCCAGGAGATAGGTGTTCAGGTCATGGGTGAGATCACACGGGTCTTCGGCACAACTTTTAATTCCCAGCTCCCGGTGAACCATTTTTAAAAGCTGGATTGCATTGACCTTGGAGTTGAAGATAAAGGCGGCTTCCGTGTTCGAGCCCAGTTTCTCAAGGAACACCCGGCAAAGGGTGGTTTTACCGGTGCCGACCTCCCCTGTGATTTTGACAAATCCGTCTCCCTGTGAGACGGCATAGGTCAGATGGGCCAGGGCGTCTTCATGGCTTTTACCTAAAAATAAGAAGTCTGGATTAGGGACTAGTTGAAACGGTTTTTCCCTGAGATTAAAAAAGGTATTATACATCGGTGAACTCCATAAATATTGCACCACCCGGTTTTATGTATGCTTTGATATCGCATATGCACCAGCAGGGGTCAAGTGAATGTCGGCCTGAATCGAGGCGGGGCTCTCTTTACTTTTTTCCCATGGTGATTGAGGATCTCACCATACTCCGCAAGCATTTGATCCAACCGGCTCATGCAGATTTTAATGATTTTAGTTGTTAGTTGTGCGTAATATTTTTATGTGATAAATAATATTGACTAAGGCTGAAACACTCAAAAAATATCAGTGTGCAAGCTGTGGTAAAATATCCACGAACAAAAACGAAATTTGTAAAGTAAAAAACTGAATCGGGACAGTTTAAGTGTGTCATGCTGTTGTTGCAAACAGGATAATTGATCTAAACATCCTGCAGGATTTTTTTGTACGTATGATACTATTCATTTGTTTTTTTGATTATGTGGTGATCATCGCACAGGTCAACGCAACTCTTTTCCAGTCTGATTGGATGCAAGCCCTGCTTTTAAACGACATTCCAGATTGTCCGGCTGTTCCCCAACATGCTGTTTTAACTGTTTGGAAAAAATTTTGTCCGGTACAGTCAGTTGTATTTTGCTGCCTTTTCCCTGATTCGATTCGATGGCCACAGCAACCCCCAGGGACTGGGCTCTTTCGTTTATGCGCAACAAGCCAAAACCATTGCCGGCTGAAACATTTGCCCACGCCTCACAATCGAATCCCCTACCTTTGTCAGTGACGGTAATGGTAAAACCGCCGTGCGACGGGTCAAGGTCAATATAGGCATCATTTACACCGGCATGTTTGATTATATTGAGCAGTAATTCCTGAACCGTACGGAAAAGAAAGGTATTTATCTGTTTTTCTCCTGCCTTCAATTGTGTATTGATGTTCAGAACGACTGACAGCCCATATTGTTCTTCGGTCTCATTGACAAGCCATTCCAGTGCAGAAGAAAGGCTTGCATGATTCAAAACCGGTGGGCTTATTTCACGGGATAAATTTTTTAACTTTTTGATGGATTTTGTTAAGATTTTCAGGGCCTCTTCCATGCTATGATTCGCCGGTTCCCGGTGACAGGCCGTCTCCATGTGAATCCGTGTGCTCACCAAAAGCTGCTGGATATCTTCGTGGAGCAGGTCGGACAGACGCCGCCGTTCGCTTTCCTCGGTTTTGATCAGCTCCTGGGTCAAGGCCTGAAGCTGGGTTAAACGCTTTTGCGCTAAAGCGGTACGTTCGGCTACCAACACTTCCAGGTTTTCATTGAGCGCTTCGAGTTTTGCTTCGGTTTGTTTCAGCCGTGTGATGTCATTGCCAATGGCTAGAATCTCTTTAATTTTATCAGAGTCGTCAAAAATAGCTTTGTTTGTCCAGGTGACCCAGACCGTCTCACCGCTCTTCTTAATATTTTCACTCGATACATTGGTGTAAAGGCCTGGATTGACTACGATGTCTCTGACAAGGTGTGCCAGATCCCTGCCCGAACTTCTCTCTACATTGGGAACGATGGTCATCACATCCTGTCCGACCAGTTCTTCTTGGGAATATCCGAAAAACCGGCACCCATAGCTGTTGATAAACCGAATCACTCCATTATTGTCCCAACGAATGATAATGCTGTTGGCCGTTTCAACCAGATCCCGGTATTGTTTTTCACTGCGGGCGATTAAGTCAGCAGCCTCTTTTTCTTCCATTCTTTTTTTGCGTAATGCTTCATTTATTTGTTCGAGCTGTTTTTTTCTATGAAGAATAGACGCGGCCATCTGATTAAACGTCGATGCCAAGCTCTCCAGTTCATCATTTTGGCTACCTGTGTCAAAGCGGTATGTCAAATTACCTTCACCGATCAATGCCGCGCCTTTTTGCAGTTGTGCAATCCTTTTGGTCGTGCTTCGGCCAAGAAACTGTGAGGTATAAAAGACAATGCCGATTATAATAACAAGCATGGCAACAAGAATAACGCCCAGGTGTTTAAGCGATGATAAATGATTGGTCTGAATCTCGGTATTGATACGAAAACAGGCCTCAGCCAGATATTGGGCGTGTATCATCAGTTTGTTGATCAATCGCCGCTGCAATCCTTTATCGGAAATATTTTTTACCCGGAAGTCTTCAGATAGCGGAATCCGGGTTAATGCAACAAAGATATCGTGCATCCGCTGAACAGCTCCCCTGGCATCATCAACATAGGCAGATATCGCCGTTTGTTTGCGGTCAACAGCCTCAAACAT
This window of the uncultured Desulfobacter sp. genome carries:
- a CDS encoding chemotaxis protein CheB; translated protein: MAVSEHSYEAIVVGVSAGGLDALAQILPKFDHNMTLPVMIVQHQSYDSDDFLVRYFDRLCRHSVREVEDKMPVESGTIYFAPANYHLLVEPDKTLSLSIEARVNYSRPSIDVLFESAADTYTDRLVGIILTGANPDGTNGAARIKQLGGLIIVQDPETAEAKAMPMAVIKHVQVDHILPLNRIGNFVNSLN
- a CDS encoding protein-glutamate O-methyltransferase CheR, encoding MISARENIKNEQIEIKLLLEAVSLKYGYDFKNYSFAHLKRRLGNRLNLSDMDNFSQMQHRLIYDESFFNLLLLDLSINVTEMFRDPWVYKKIRETVLPVLKTYPYIKVWHAGCSTGQEVYSMAILLEEEGMKKRAQLYATDFNELILSKAKDGIYPMDVMREYINNYQKSGGKKNFSDYYAADYSHAVIKCGLRDKILFSSHNLVTDGVFGEMNLIFCRNVFIYFNKELQDRVLKLFYDSLCPGGFLCLGTKESIKFCELSDAFEIVCDQEKIYRKRR
- a CDS encoding response regulator translates to MLKFSDINIGPKLVFLFIVTGIIPLCIAGFFGSRMAIDALMDKSFNQLITVQELRRSELQNTFKDQYTSIRMIAQNPQTIKFINDLISGQGKFSGGPLVDSEQQTNSYIQYFKEYSKMSGYKDLIVVDAQSENVLLSTEGKTHRTANLLSGEFKQSGLVKVFQKVVESEKGGVEDFASYEPSGGIQSAFYGEPVFDSQKKLIAVIIVQLPPSFLTNIIESRKGMGQTGESYIVGWSKRNQQFELRTDLRTMGDGKYVTGVVLDRLNYWEDAVKYGVKGNHGTYIDSAGKKVLVAYNLLDVNGVEWYLISKIDKFEVESPVRAIIIKGLGISSVLIILIGVAAFIMAKKFTRPIIEDMEFAQAISEGNFEKKIELDQKDELGQLADALNRMAKELYEIDWMKNGKEGLHDALRGEHDDQSLAQQFISSIVKHLNAQIGAVYQCNGNDLKLIGSYAFTDRKGNFNHIKIGEGMVGQAAAEREMINFTDVEDDAPKINYGAGERPALNYLIVPLLYQEALLGVFLVGAVNRFTPLQLDFIKQNTDNTAIRMNTVRSQQTIKELYEQAQEQQAELELKNKTLEAQTQKLKASEAELQAQQEELRVTNEELAEQANKLKESEAELQAQQEELRVTNEELETHAKTLEKQQEEMRLRNEDLENAQVIIKNKAKEVEIASKYKSEFLANMSHELRTPLNSILILSQVLSKNKEENLTQKQIQSASTIHSSGKDLLNLINEILDLSRIESGRVEIMTTDVEVKNIVKDLNRTFKDISEQKQVGFNINVDPAAPGTIQTDDLRLQQILRNLLTNAFKFTKEGTVDLIISRPGVDIVMGRDLKVDTSMAFAVRDDGIGIPEDKQAVIFEAFQQADGSTNRKYGGTGLGLSISRELAKLLGGFIHLESSVDQGSTFTVVIPENHENQTPETQTRENTAPKSKTPIQKPVPEKASKKSDLTDGVSLKSDFIRDDREKLNPGDKVLLVIEDDYKSAQLMRDYSRERGFKCIVAENGETGLHFAEYYLPSAIILDIGLPGIDGWTVMERLKNNSSLSHIPVHFMSASEGTMDAMRMGAIGFLSKPISVEKVDETFANIENIIAKPIKNLLIVEDDPIQSESMKELIGNGDVVTTIVSTGNEAYQKLSEELFDCMVLDLGLEDMSGFELLEKINKNHSLSRIPVIVYTGRELSEKEDKQLRRYTESIIIKGAKSPERLLEESALFLHRVESNLPRDKQKILKMVHAKETVLSEKTVLVADDDIRNVFALSSILEEKGMTVIVARDGVEALEKVKKHKEIDIVLMDIMMPNMDGYEAIKKIRKDVRNKKLPIIALTAKAMKGDRNKCIDAGANDYLAKPVDTDKLVAMLRVWLY
- a CDS encoding general secretion pathway protein GspB; amino-acid sequence: MSTILKALEQAEKESRQHTTPPSFDSGLNEVGSPKEAALFIPRRVILISLILLIGGISFVYLRSPSQEKAEQPAPAPVQKKEFTSLEEPPRPIVIKPLSPAPKPPLTVEKTAPPAPPRPSTPERPKAPPVPEPAATPVMAKSSTAPEIPLLKDQSLKIQAISWDQDPTNRITVINNSILNEGDAIQGFQVLRIEKEAVLLNGNGRNYRLKFRYR
- a CDS encoding AAA family ATPase — protein: MYNTFFNLREKPFQLVPNPDFLFLGKSHEDALAHLTYAVSQGDGFVKITGEVGTGKTTLCRVFLEKLGSNTEAAFIFNSKVNAIQLLKMVHRELGIKSCAEDPCDLTHDLNTYLLEKKAAGISVILLIDEAQNLAKETLEQLRMLSNLETTRSKLLQIILVGQPELRDLLDDHELRQLKQRINISCHIRPLGRQETLDYISHRISVASNRPQSLFTPSALKGIYAFSKGVPRLINIICDRALLVAYSRQRKKVSARHVTAAVRELESVNSRQRVFWKYSPRKVAAAAFAALILITAAYMLYANGIFNRHKTVLNTKSETNSSQNPSEINPSLAIQNNKVAPARIVKPVSEPSLSPEPDLAMVVGPLQAPAVHPVEATGTPPQLPPLEGGDVRETLLGIQSAIKRKEAFGYLSTLWKKPVPEKLAVLDGQIASNDYFFKIAAARSGLKLLTLDTDLRKALKLNLPVIFEYRISFQYEKGFAGIEAVTPDNHCILFTGAGQQKYKVPMAELLPFLNGKMYIAWEDGLGANRIISDNGPKDAVITLKLLLSELGFPMQNFSPAYDTYVQDALRQVQNEAGIAQDGIAGPETRIALLRKSRGDGVPQLSASPLNHLNR
- a CDS encoding PAS domain S-box protein, whose product is MNISRKLQINTLLTIGISLTCTLLIGFSYLQIVRIGKNVSMESEIIQEVFELNILTSNYITSPYPRTVDQWLNKTRNLQAMFEAVDRKQTAISAYVDDARGAVQRMHDIFVALTRIPLSEDFRVKNISDKGLQRRLINKLMIHAQYLAEACFRINTEIQTNHLSSLKHLGVILVAMLVIIIGIVFYTSQFLGRSTTKRIAQLQKGAALIGEGNLTYRFDTGSQNDELESLASTFNQMAASILHRKKQLEQINEALRKKRMEEKEAADLIARSEKQYRDLVETANSIIIRWDNNGVIRFINSYGCRFFGYSQEELVGQDVMTIVPNVERSSGRDLAHLVRDIVVNPGLYTNVSSENIKKSGETVWVTWTNKAIFDDSDKIKEILAIGNDITRLKQTEAKLEALNENLEVLVAERTALAQKRLTQLQALTQELIKTEESERRRLSDLLHEDIQQLLVSTRIHMETACHREPANHSMEEALKILTKSIKKLKNLSREISPPVLNHASLSSALEWLVNETEEQYGLSVVLNINTQLKAGEKQINTFLFRTVQELLLNIIKHAGVNDAYIDLDPSHGGFTITVTDKGRGFDCEAWANVSAGNGFGLLRINERAQSLGVAVAIESNQGKGSKIQLTVPDKIFSKQLKQHVGEQPDNLECRLKAGLASNQTGKELR